A window from Prosthecochloris marina encodes these proteins:
- a CDS encoding DUF4403 family protein, which produces MKKAFIIIGIFFAVTISIVLAFLLFIEIQQPKPPQAVQKTVSVTVPASTINLPITYQVEQLANYLNNKITGTFLEKNIFLNSGKEEIYLTLTKKEKITVSSTGKQLICTLPLTVDGTLINSSLGKTLSKLFKPVSTSLSITLATPVSLDSNWNLSTRFEIKGYEWLSKPILQIGPFKIDIKEHLDKEIQQKSHELTRMLDEQINEEVSLQPTVAGVWKDLQRPILINKRPTAVWLKFVCEDIQGNIELDQEKITCFASLKAKPLIITDTTKSSTPLPLPSFKTLDKDRQTRQSDIFIYAYTSFDTLNEQLNRFLRNKSFSAEGFSTRIKNIRAYASVNGLTVEVETDKILNSSFFISGQPVFEASTQKLKIHNFDFTIESKNMFMQAGEEILHNNIKEAITSRLNVNLGSVIERVPELVHQAVSKEKAGKTISLTLDGLTIKNCDIALGAEKIHIVANVLTEANIHLKRIKTGKRITITDN; this is translated from the coding sequence ATGAAAAAAGCATTCATTATAATCGGAATTTTTTTTGCTGTAACCATTTCAATAGTCTTGGCCTTTCTTCTATTCATTGAAATACAGCAGCCCAAACCTCCTCAAGCTGTCCAAAAAACTGTTTCGGTTACCGTTCCTGCCTCGACAATCAATCTGCCGATCACTTATCAGGTCGAACAGCTTGCCAACTATCTTAACAACAAGATCACCGGCACCTTTCTCGAAAAAAATATTTTTCTAAACTCTGGAAAAGAAGAGATTTACCTGACTCTGACAAAAAAAGAGAAAATAACCGTTTCTTCGACAGGCAAACAACTGATCTGTACCCTGCCATTGACCGTCGACGGCACACTGATTAACAGCAGTTTGGGAAAAACGCTTTCCAAACTGTTCAAACCGGTTTCAACAAGCCTTTCCATTACATTGGCGACCCCGGTTAGTCTGGACAGCAACTGGAACCTTTCCACCCGTTTTGAAATAAAAGGATACGAGTGGCTGAGCAAGCCGATTTTACAGATAGGGCCTTTTAAAATAGACATTAAAGAACATCTCGATAAGGAAATACAGCAGAAAAGCCATGAATTGACCCGAATGCTTGACGAGCAGATCAACGAAGAAGTTTCCCTCCAACCGACGGTGGCAGGAGTCTGGAAAGATCTGCAAAGACCGATCCTCATCAATAAAAGACCGACTGCTGTTTGGTTAAAATTTGTATGTGAAGATATACAGGGAAACATAGAACTGGATCAGGAAAAAATCACCTGCTTCGCCAGCCTGAAAGCCAAACCATTGATCATCACCGACACGACAAAGAGCTCCACTCCTCTACCGTTACCATCATTCAAGACTCTGGACAAAGATAGACAAACGAGGCAATCCGATATTTTCATCTACGCCTATACCTCGTTCGATACATTAAATGAACAATTAAACCGTTTTCTCAGAAACAAATCCTTTTCAGCAGAAGGTTTCAGTACTCGTATAAAAAACATACGGGCATATGCTTCTGTAAACGGACTGACGGTCGAAGTGGAAACAGATAAAATTCTCAATAGCAGTTTTTTTATCAGTGGACAACCTGTTTTTGAAGCTTCAACTCAAAAACTGAAAATCCATAACTTCGATTTTACCATCGAATCAAAAAACATGTTCATGCAAGCAGGGGAAGAAATCCTGCACAACAATATAAAAGAGGCCATCACATCAAGACTCAACGTAAACCTGGGTTCGGTAATCGAAAGAGTCCCCGAACTGGTCCATCAAGCTGTTTCCAAAGAAAAAGCAGGAAAAACAATCAGCCTAACCCTCGACGGATTAACCATTAAAAATTGTGATATCGCATTGGGAGCAGAAAAAATCCACATCGTAGCCAATGTGCTTACAGAAGCGAATATACACCTGAAAAGAATAAAAACCGGCAAAAGAATTACCATTACTGACAATTGA